One region of Miscanthus floridulus cultivar M001 chromosome 19, ASM1932011v1, whole genome shotgun sequence genomic DNA includes:
- the LOC136525337 gene encoding uncharacterized protein, which translates to MAPSFARSISFPLSPSRSSSTKPRSASSAAAAYHARSVSLPCRSHPILAHLHAHISAVRAWAQYAATSGAATGLAHVDALHASLGDLLDLPEAQAALSLSATGDRLLDAFLRLADAHGSFQEAVVELKRDVAEALAAVRRRDGARLASALRSQRKAGKDLARLAASAARDGAAAGGCGRPSRLGLGSAAEVEVAALLAEAAAATAAASAALFGTVAAMSASASAAACSCKRTAALMCLTKKVSEEEKETVALVERLEELEECIDGLEEAGSDKVFRTLVQTRVALLNIHTHIF; encoded by the coding sequence ATGGCGCCCAGCTTCGCCCGCTCCATCTCCTTCCCTCTGAGCCCGTCCAGGTCGTCGTCGACCAAGCCCCGCTCGgcgtcctccgccgccgccgcgtacCACGCCCGGTCCGTCAGCCTCCCGTGCCGCTCCCACCCGATCCTCGCGCACCTACACGCGCACATCAGCGCAGTGCGCGCGTGGGCGCAGTACGCGGCCACCTCCGGCGCCGCCACGGGCCTGGCGCACGTGGACGCGCTCCACGCCTCGCTCGGCGACCTCCTGGACCTCCCCGAGGCGCAGGCCGCGCTCTCCCTCTCCGCCACGGGCGACCGCCTCCTGGACGCCTTCCTCCGCCTGGCCGACGCGCACGGCAGCTTCCAGGAGGCCGTGGTGGAGCTGAAGCGGGACGTGGCGGAGGCGCTGGCCGCCGTGCGCCGCCGCGACGGCGCGCGCCTGGCCTCCGCGCTCCGGTCGCAGCGCAAGGCCGGCAAGGACCTCGCCCGCCTCGCGGCCTCCGCTGCCAGGGACGGCGCGGCCGCCGGCGGCTGCGGCAGGCCCTCACGCCTCGGCCTCGGCAGCGCGGCGGAGGTCGAGGTGGCCGCGCTGCTGGCCGAGGCCGCCGCGGCCACGGCCGCCGCGTCGGCCGCGCTGTTCGGCACCGTCGCCGCCATGTCCGCGTCGGCCTCCGCCGCCGCGTGCTCCTGCAAGAGAACTGCGGCGCTCATGTGCCTCACCAAGAAGGTgtcggaggaggagaaggagacggtGGCGCTCGTGGAGAGGCTGGAGGAGCTGGAGGAGTGCATCGACGGCCTGGAGGAGGCCGGCAGTGACAAGGTGTTCAGGACCCTCGTGCAGACCAGGGTTGCGCTGCTCAACATACACACCCACATCTTCTAG